The DNA window TCACCGCGACCCTGCTCCTCGCCCCGACTGGCACGGAGACGCTGGCCACCGCATTCTGGTCGGCAAGCGACGAGTTGGATTACGTGGCGAGCGCCCCGTACGCTGCGGCGATGATCGCCCTGTCCGCCCCGCTCACCGTCCTGCTGCGCCGGCAGATCCTGGACCAGCGATGAGCGGCGCCGGCATCTCCGTCACCGGGCTCACCGTCGGCTACGGCGGCCCGCCGGTACTGGACCACGTCGATCTGCAGGTGCCCGCAGGCAGCTTCACCGCGGTGCTCGGTCCCTCCGGCAGCGGCAAGACCACGCTGCTACGGGCGATCGCCGGGTTCATCCGGCCCGACCACGGGCGAATCGAGGTACGCGGCGAGGTGCTCACCGACGGGCCGACACTGGTGGCTCCCGAGCGGCGCGGCATCGGTTACGTCCGACAGGACGGCGCGCTCTTCCCGCACCTCGACGTCACCGGCAACATCACCTTCGGGCTGCCGCGAGCCGAACGGCGCCGAGCGGCCCAGGTCGAGCCGTTGCTCGAACTCGTCGGTTTGTCCCCGAGCCTGGCCCGCCGCCGGCCGGACGAGCTGTCCGGCGGGCAACAGCAGCGTGTCGCACTCGCCCGGGCCCTGGCCCGCGAACCATCAGTGGTACTGCTCGACGAGCCGTTCTCATCGCTCGACACCGCGCTGCGCGCCGCAACCCGCGAGGCCACACGTGCCGCTCTCGCCGCGCGGGGCGCCACCACCGTGCTCGTGACACACGACCAAGCCGAGGCACTGTCGTTCGCCGACCAGGTGGCCGTCATGTTCGACGGCCGGTTCGCCCAGGTCGACAGCCCGGCCGGGGTGTACGGCGCGCCGGCCACGCCCGAGGTCGGCCGGTTCCTGGGCGACGCGATGCTCCTCAGCGGCCAGGCCATCGGCCGGACCGTCCACTGCTGTCTGGGCCAACTCGACCTGGCCGAGCCGGCCACCGGCGACGTACTCGTGATGGTGCGACCCGAGCAACTCGTCCTGGGCGAGCCGTCCGATACCAAGGCATCGGTCTCGTCGGTGACCTACCAGGGCGCCGACGCGATGGTCCGCCTGGATCTGGTCGACCAGACCACCCGCCTCGTGGCGCGCGTCCCCGGCAATCGGGTACCTCGCCCAGGCGACCAGGTGGGTATCGCAGTGCCCGCACCCGTCCGCTCATTCCCCCAACGCTGACTCGTCCGACGACGATGACCAGTCTGGTCCCCGACTGGTGTCGACGTGGAAGCGGTGCACGCTGGCGGCGAGCGCGGCGTTGATCTCGGCGTTGGTCTTGCCCGGCCGGCGAACGCCGCGACCGGCACGCCGGGCGATCATCGCTCACACCAAGCAGGTCCGGCGCGATTGGTCGAGCTGCTGGCCCGCCACCAGGTCGAGGGTGTGGGTATCGAGCGGCCTGACGGGCCGGTCGTTGACGCTGTCCTCGCCACCGGACACACCGTCTATGTGATCCCAACGGGTGCCTGCGTGCCCGGTTGGATCTTTCCACTGGTCAGCTCCCCCAGGGTTCCCACTTCGAAGGTGGGCGGATCGTGCATGAGGAAGTCGCGGTGGCTGATGTTCCACGCGTATGCGCCCGCCATCGCGAAAGCGATGACGTCTCCCGCAGAGATGGGGTCGGTTTCGACGGGGCGGGCCAAGATGTCTTTGGGTGTGCAGAGTTGCCCGACGATGGTTACCGGACCGTGGCCAGTGCGTGGACGGGGGTACGGGTGGCCCCAGTCCGTGCGGGGAAAGATGAGGAACGGTTGGGAGTGCCCCTTCGCCGCTGGGGTGCGTAGGTGGTGGGTGCCGCCCGCGACGACGGCGAACCATTCTCCACGGGAGAATTTGACGTCGATGACCTCGGTGACGTACCAGCCGCAGTAGGCGGTGACTGCGCGGCCTGGTTCGATGCGTAGCACGAGTTCGGGGTGTTCCGCGAGGGGCGCCTGAAGGTCGCTGCCGTAGCGGGCCCAGTCGAAGATGTTCGCCGGGTTGGTGTAGTCGACGGCCATGCCGCCACCGACATTGACCTCGCTGGCGCCGAGCTGTGACACCGCCCAGTCCACGATTCGGCGGGCGACCATCGCCGCCGCCGGTGCGGTCAGGCCGCTGGCGAGGTGGGCGTGCACGCCGTGGATGCGTATCCCGGGCAGGTCGAGGCGCGCGCAGTCGCGGGCCTGCTCGGGGTCCATCCCGAACGGGGTTGCCGCGCCGCCCATGATCAGTGCTGCACCCTCGAGGTCGACCGGGAGGTTGACCCGCAGGAGCACGTTGGCGACTGTGTCGGCGGCCGTCGCGAGTGCGGAGAGGCGGCGCAGTTCGTGCGGGGACTCGACGTGAAACCGGTGGACGCCGGCGGCGAGGCCGGCGTTGAGTTCCGCGTCGGTTTTGCCGGGCCCGCCGAGCACGGCCGGGTGGACTCGGGGCAGGGTACGGGCGAGGTGGCGCAGCTCTCCGGCGCTGGCGGCTTCGAAGCCGTCGACGTGCGGGGCGAGGGTGCGCAGCAGTTCGGGGGCGGGGTTGGCTTTCATCGCGTACAGCAGCTCGACCCTGCTCGGCAGCGCGGCGCGGATGGCGGCGGCGTGCGTCGTGAGCGCGTCCAGGTCGTACAGGTAGGTTGGTCGGTTCACAGCGCCTGTCCCAGCGGGTTGGGGAAGGGAACGTAGCCGGCGTGCCGGTCGGCGTCGCGTTGCCAGCGCACGAGCAGGTTGCCCTTGGCGGGCAGCGGCACCCCGGCGAGTACCGCCCGCAGCTGGGGCGGTGATCCCAGTGCCCTGGTCGTCTCGCTTACCACGTCGCGCAGGGCGGCCCAGAGTTGCGCCTCGATGCCGGGGTGGGCATCGGCTAGCGCTCCGGCGAGTTCGGCAAGGTGGTTGACGAAGAGGCAGTAGGCAACGCGGTTGAACGCCTGTTCTGGGTGGTAACCGATGGAGGATGGGAGGCCGCAGAGCCAGTCGGCGCGGCGTTCGGTGTCGAGTTTGACGCCTTCGAGGTCGCGCAGCAGCATCCGGATCGGGTGACGGTCGGCGTTGAGAACGACGACGACGTTTTGTAGGTGGGCTTCGTGTACGACACCGTGTTCGGCCCATAGCCCGAGTATGGCCGGGACCAGCAGCTTGGTGTATGCGCGCCACCAGCCTACGGGGTCGGCCAGCTGGAGGGGGCTGGCGGCGAGGGCGGCGGCGAGAACCGGGATGTCGCCGGGGCGCAGGTGACCACGCAGGCCGCCGCGGAGGATGACGCCGAAGGTCTCGTCCAGACCGGGCACGTCGACGGTGCGGTACGCCGGTTCGGGTAGCAGCGCGGTGCCTGGTGCCAGGGGTACGCCGCTGAGGAGCCTGGTGAGGGCGACCGCGCCGGTGAGTTCGTACCGGGCGTTCTTGCGTAGGCAGTTGGTGATCCGCACATGCAGGCTGGTCTTGACGAACAGGTCGGCCCCGGGGGCGTAGAGGGTGCGTACGCTGGCGGTCGGTCGCAGGGTGGCGCCGCCGACGCCGAGATCACGCAGGCGCGGGTCGAGTGGCCCGGCGAGTCGGTACTGCCAGGGATGCACCGGCAGCGGCACGTGGCCCGGGGGTGCGGGCGGCGGTTGGAGTGCGCTGATGAGCTGGTCGAAGGGGCCGTCTTCGGCGAGCAGGCTGCGGGGGACGCCGATCCAGTGCGCCTGAACTGTGGTCCGCAGTTCAGGGGCGTAGGTGTCCCAGGCCTCGGTGTCGCCGCTGCGCCACTTGGGCGTCGGGTGCCGGGGATGGCCGTAGACGAGGGACTGCTCAGAGTCCACGTAGGAGTCGGTGACGGGATCACCGGTGGGCTGCGGGTCGGCGGCGGGGCGATGCAGCAGAACTCGTTGCAGCGCGTCGCGGCTGGC is part of the Micromonospora olivasterospora genome and encodes:
- a CDS encoding ABC transporter ATP-binding protein, producing the protein MSGAGISVTGLTVGYGGPPVLDHVDLQVPAGSFTAVLGPSGSGKTTLLRAIAGFIRPDHGRIEVRGEVLTDGPTLVAPERRGIGYVRQDGALFPHLDVTGNITFGLPRAERRRAAQVEPLLELVGLSPSLARRRPDELSGGQQQRVALARALAREPSVVLLDEPFSSLDTALRAATREATRAALAARGATTVLVTHDQAEALSFADQVAVMFDGRFAQVDSPAGVYGAPATPEVGRFLGDAMLLSGQAIGRTVHCCLGQLDLAEPATGDVLVMVRPEQLVLGEPSDTKASVSSVTYQGADAMVRLDLVDQTTRLVARVPGNRVPRPGDQVGIAVPAPVRSFPQR
- a CDS encoding type III PLP-dependent enzyme, which codes for MNRPTYLYDLDALTTHAAAIRAALPSRVELLYAMKANPAPELLRTLAPHVDGFEAASAGELRHLARTLPRVHPAVLGGPGKTDAELNAGLAAGVHRFHVESPHELRRLSALATAADTVANVLLRVNLPVDLEGAALIMGGAATPFGMDPEQARDCARLDLPGIRIHGVHAHLASGLTAPAAAMVARRIVDWAVSQLGASEVNVGGGMAVDYTNPANIFDWARYGSDLQAPLAEHPELVLRIEPGRAVTAYCGWYVTEVIDVKFSRGEWFAVVAGGTHHLRTPAAKGHSQPFLIFPRTDWGHPYPRPRTGHGPVTIVGQLCTPKDILARPVETDPISAGDVIAFAMAGAYAWNISHRDFLMHDPPTFEVGTLGELTSGKIQPGTQAPVGIT
- a CDS encoding IucA/IucC family protein encodes the protein MTAAVALSTADVAASHTLLGCLAREVCGPERQITITDGYALVRLPRSDVLLRCEVARMSAVGAHRYTGPVQRLSGDLWSPVTATDLATLVGDELRLRTGFPNEEFVTQVAASRDALQRVLLHRPAADPQPTGDPVTDSYVDSEQSLVYGHPRHPTPKWRSGDTEAWDTYAPELRTTVQAHWIGVPRSLLAEDGPFDQLISALQPPPAPPGHVPLPVHPWQYRLAGPLDPRLRDLGVGGATLRPTASVRTLYAPGADLFVKTSLHVRITNCLRKNARYELTGAVALTRLLSGVPLAPGTALLPEPAYRTVDVPGLDETFGVILRGGLRGHLRPGDIPVLAAALAASPLQLADPVGWWRAYTKLLVPAILGLWAEHGVVHEAHLQNVVVVLNADRHPIRMLLRDLEGVKLDTERRADWLCGLPSSIGYHPEQAFNRVAYCLFVNHLAELAGALADAHPGIEAQLWAALRDVVSETTRALGSPPQLRAVLAGVPLPAKGNLLVRWQRDADRHAGYVPFPNPLGQAL